ACTCTATGCTGATCCCCAGAATATTGTCATCATACTTAGCGTTATCAATGGCGTTCAGGATCTGATCCAGACCTAATCTTTTCTCTTCCAGGCCTAAAATCTGAGCAAGAGGATCGTCACTCGCAGGTGCATAATCCTTTACCAGATCCTCAAATTTCAAAACCAGTACCGTATTGTTTTTAACAACGATTTTTTCATCTTCCATCAAGCTCGAACTGAGCACCGATCCAATGGCAACAAATACAAAGAACATGATCATAAATGATATGAGTACTCCCAATATTGCCGCCAGTAATTCTCTTAAAAAAGTCATCTATCCTGTTTAACTATTTGTCGCTCCCCAATCCTTAATGTTACAAATGTTAAAAACTAAACTTTAAAGGTGAACTTATTCAGCCACGGTTTTGTTTTCTTTGTACTATCCTTATGAGGATGGAAATTTTTGCCAATATAGGAGGTTATTGTTTAAATTCCTCCTATTTGATTTAAAAAGAATTCAATTTGAAAATTGTCCGTACGACATATTTATCCTTAGGAACCAATTTAGGGGATAAAATACATAATTTGCAACAGGCCGTAAATCTCATCAATGATACTATTGGCCATGTAAAACGTATATCATCTGTTTATTCCAGCCCCTCCTGGGGATTTGAGGGGAAAGATTTTTACAATATCTGTATTGAGATATCAAGTAGTTTGAATCCCGAAAAAATGATTCAAAAAGTACTTGAGATTGAACATCAGCTGGGGAGAGATCGAAATCCTGAGAGCGGTTACAAAGACAGAATCATTGATATTGATATTCTTTTGTTTGATGATGAAATCATATTTTATAATGATTTGAAAGTACCCCACCCTGAAATGCTGAACAGAAAATTCGTTCTGGTTCCCCTTACTGAGATCGCACCTAATATCATCCACCCTATTGCTAAAAAGACCATACTCATCTGTTTACAGCAATGTCAGGACTCAGGGCACATCGAAAAAACGGATCTTAAATTGACAAGGCCTATATCGCTGGTCGAAAAATACAACTATATTGCCATAGAAGGTAATATCGGGTCAGGAAAAACCAGTCTTGCAAACAAAATAGGTGATGACTTTAATGCTAAACTTGTTTTGGAACGATTTGCCGACAATCCATTCCTTCCGAAGTTTTATGCGGATGAAGAACGTTACGCATTTCCGCTGGAGATGAGTTTTCTTGCTGACAGATACCATCAGCTTACTGATGATCTTGCTCAATTCGATCTGTTTAAAAACTTTATAGTTTCAGACTATTTTATTTTTAAGTCCTTGATTTTTGCCCAGATCACGCTACCAAAAGAGGAATATAACCTTTATAGAAAGATGTTTGATATCATGTACAAGGAAATATCCAAACCCGATGTTTATGTCTTCCTCTATCAAAATACGGATCGACTGATTGAAAACATTAAAAAAAGAGGGCGGGAATACGAACAGAACATACAACCGGAATATCTCGATAAGATCCATAAAGGATACGCTTCTTTTATAAAGTCAAAAAAAGATCTAAATACCTTGATCATTGATGTTTCTGAACTTGATTTCGTCAGGAGCGAAAGTGACTACCACAAAGTCTTGAAACAAATTTTGGAATTCAATGGGAAGGGCAATCAGTAATCTGTTAGCGCTTATTGACACATTTTTTAAAAAAGAATTATTGCCTTTTGATCCCCATTTTTTCAGCGTAATAATCGCAAAAATCACGCATAGTAGCACTCATTTTTTCATCTCCCGTTGAAGTTTCAAAGGTATCGGCCATCGAGACCAGGGTCTGATGAAAAAACTGTATCATTTCATTTACAGGCATTTCTTTGGTCCAAAGATTGATCTTATAGGTATCCTTACCTGCCGAATCCCAGACCGATAGCAATAATGCCTTTGCCTCCATATCTGTGATTCCTCCGTCATCTGCTGACCAATGGAGCTCTTCCGGAACCCGATTCTCATCTAATCCAACTTTGATACTTATATCTGATTTGTGCTTTACTGCCATAATTTCTGTTTTCTTGATTGAAATACCTATAATATATTTCGTTAAAAGGTAATTAATTTCTTATTTTTTCTTCGGCTTATACCCTGATTTCCTGAACAATTCCTCATTGTCCATTAAAATCATTTCCCTGAGGCTGGAATCTGAATTTTGCATAAATGATTTTACAATTTGCCATCCAAACCATACCCCGATCTGACCCGGAGAATCTTTATCTACTTCCAGGAAGAATTTTGAGAAAGGTGCATCAGCGATAAACCTGTCCGTTAGGCTCGCATCATTGGAATATAGCATTTCGTTTTCTACATAATACTTCCAGATATCTACTTCGCTATTTTCGGCCCATTCAAATTGAGACCTTTCATACCCAATTAGTTCCTGTTCACTGACTCCTGGAAGAAATGCAGACATAAGGTACATTTTTTTTCCTTGTTGAATGATACGAGAAATAAAAGAATTCGTTGACGGCTTCATCAGAACAGGCTCCGAGAGTTTCTCGGCAACGTCAACAACCATATGCTCCTTTCGAAAATTTTGTTTGATATACGCAGGATAGTCCGAATATACCTCATGATCTTTTCCGAGATAAACATCGAGAGATATGAATAATAAACTATCTGCAAAAATGACCCGGTTTTCATAATCAACCATACTCAATACAGTAATTACTTTGGGCTCTTCGAATTTCGGAAAATAATGTTTCACGTGTTTAAACAAATCGCTAAGCGCTGCTTCCTCCTCAGAAAAATCCCCAAAGACCTCTTTTGTTGAATTATAAAGAAACAATTCATCCTCATCACGCATTTTAGAGGTCCATATGGAATCAGGATTGCCGGCTGGAAACAGGTAAGGAAAATCAGATTTCAGCTGCCCGAGATTTTCTGGCCCCGACGTATAGAATCTCTCTTCAAACCTGAGAATTTCCATCTTTAAGTCGATACCGGACAGATCGATTGTTGTTTCTTTTTTCTTTCCACATGAAATAAAACCAATAACAAATAGAAAAAGAAAAGTGTATTTAATACTATTCATCTAAATAAATTGAAGAGAAAAATTAATATTTTTGTGCTTCGCAAAACTAATAAATACTTGCCATAATGAAGACAGAAAAAGTTATAAATCATATTGTAAACTGGTTGAAAGATTACGCCACTCAGGCTGGAGTTAAAGGTTTTGTAGTTGGAGTTTCCGGAGGTATCGATTCTGCAGTGACCTCTACCCTGTGCGCTAAGACGGGCCTCGAAGTGCTTTGTCTTGAAATGCCTATTCACCAGGCTCCTTCTCAGGTAAGCAGAGCTCTTCATCATATTGACTGGATGAAAACTCAATATCCCAATGTTCAAATGACACAGGTAAACCTTACTCAGGTTTTTGACAGCCTTATCGCTGCTTTACCTTCTGTTGATAATGAGGAGGACAGATTTATGTCTCTTGCGAATACAAGGGCCAGATTAAGAATGACTTCCTTATATTATTTTGCCGCACTTCAGGGGCTGCTCGTAGCAGGAACCGGAAATAAAGTTGAGGATTTTGGAGTAGGATTTTATACCAAATACGGGGATGGCGGTGTTGATCTCAGCCCTATTGCCGACCTTATGAAAAGTGAGGTATACACCCTTGCAAAATTTATGGGTATCAATGAGGATATTATAAAGGCGGCTCCTACAGACGGTCTTTGGGGAGATGATCGAACCGATGAAGACCAGATCGGGGCAAGTTATGACGAACTCGAATGGGCGATGCGATTTGTTGAATCAGAATCAAATCCGAATCCCCTTGATGAAAGGCAAAAACAGGTGCTTGATATTTATAACAGAATGCATCAGGCAAATAAGCATAAAATGGTAGCTATACCGGTTTGTGAAATACCTTTGGATCTAAAAAACTAAATCACCCTGTTCAGTTTCTCAAAGAGAAGTTGTTTGAGCGCTGTATAATCCCGAATGGATTCGAGCATCTCAGAATTGTCAATTTCTACGGCTTGTTGTTGCTCTTCCTGATTGTTTTTTAAGTTGCTTTTTAAAGCTTGTATTTTTTCAGCAATCAAAAGTCTTCTCAAGTTATAGAGCACATCCATTACTAATTTGGGAAGATAACTTTCTTTATTCTTGACATAAATATCGTGTTTCTCCCAGTTACTGAGAACATACCTTTCTTCATCCATCAAAATATCGGTGACCGTAGCTGCCACTTCCTGATCTTCATGATTTGTAAAAAGATCCGCGCTTATTTTTTCTTCCTGATTAAGGAGATGAATAATTTCATAATAGATCTTTAAAAAGACGGGATTTGTAAATTCAATCTCATCTTCCTGTAAGTGCATATAGATTTCCTTGCAAACTTCATTTGTGTAGTTCGTCTTAACAATTCTTTTTTTTCCGTCATCATCAGTTTCAGCAGTGAAATCAATAAAATCGACCTCCTGGTTCCCATAGAGTAAAAGAATTTCGATAATCTTCTTTTCCATCTGGAACAACTGATCAATCTTAATGGCCTCTTTGGTTTCCTTCTTTACTCCAGTGAAAGGTGTTTTGGCTATTGCTGGCCCGACAACACTACTCTTATTTTCCCGTTTTAAAATCTGAGATAATTCATTAAAGAGAACAGATTCTGAAATATTCATGATCCTGGCACATTCCTGCACATAGATCTCCTTCTGAATATTATTTGGTATCTTAGAAATACTCGCCACAATATCTCGGATCAAACCTGCTCTTTTAATCGGATCATTCTTTGTTTCCTCAAGCAGTAGGGAGGTTTTAAACTGAATAAAATCCTGGGAATTTCCCTCTAAATAGGATTTTAACTCTTCTTCGGTTTTTGACTTGGCAAAACTGTCAGGATCCTCACCCTCGGGAAAAGTTACAACCTTAACATTCAGACCTTGTTCCAGTATGAGATCTATTCCTCGAAGAGAGGCTCTTATTCCGGCCGCATCACCATCAAATAAAACGGTAATGTTATTAGTCAATCTATTGATCAATCGAATCTGATCCGGAGTCAAAGCCGTTCCTGAAGAGGCCACCACATTCTCAATACCTGATTGCCA
This DNA window, taken from Lutimonas zeaxanthinifaciens, encodes the following:
- the folK gene encoding 2-amino-4-hydroxy-6-hydroxymethyldihydropteridine diphosphokinase; the encoded protein is MKIVRTTYLSLGTNLGDKIHNLQQAVNLINDTIGHVKRISSVYSSPSWGFEGKDFYNICIEISSSLNPEKMIQKVLEIEHQLGRDRNPESGYKDRIIDIDILLFDDEIIFYNDLKVPHPEMLNRKFVLVPLTEIAPNIIHPIAKKTILICLQQCQDSGHIEKTDLKLTRPISLVEKYNYIAIEGNIGSGKTSLANKIGDDFNAKLVLERFADNPFLPKFYADEERYAFPLEMSFLADRYHQLTDDLAQFDLFKNFIVSDYFIFKSLIFAQITLPKEEYNLYRKMFDIMYKEISKPDVYVFLYQNTDRLIENIKKRGREYEQNIQPEYLDKIHKGYASFIKSKKDLNTLIIDVSELDFVRSESDYHKVLKQILEFNGKGNQ
- the gldC gene encoding gliding motility protein GldC, whose amino-acid sequence is MAVKHKSDISIKVGLDENRVPEELHWSADDGGITDMEAKALLLSVWDSAGKDTYKINLWTKEMPVNEMIQFFHQTLVSMADTFETSTGDEKMSATMRDFCDYYAEKMGIKRQ
- the nadE gene encoding NAD(+) synthase, with the translated sequence MKTEKVINHIVNWLKDYATQAGVKGFVVGVSGGIDSAVTSTLCAKTGLEVLCLEMPIHQAPSQVSRALHHIDWMKTQYPNVQMTQVNLTQVFDSLIAALPSVDNEEDRFMSLANTRARLRMTSLYYFAALQGLLVAGTGNKVEDFGVGFYTKYGDGGVDLSPIADLMKSEVYTLAKFMGINEDIIKAAPTDGLWGDDRTDEDQIGASYDELEWAMRFVESESNPNPLDERQKQVLDIYNRMHQANKHKMVAIPVCEIPLDLKN
- the dnaG gene encoding DNA primase, whose amino-acid sequence is MIARETIDKVFETARVEEVIGDFVNLKKAGSNFKGLSPFADEKTPSFMVSPVKQIWKDFSTGKGGNAITFLMEHEHYSYPEAIRYLAKKYQIEIEETVQTDQEKKRFDERESLFLVSEYAKNYFTEILWNSEKGKAIGLTYFKERGFTEETIKKFELGYCTDEWSAFTDTALEKKYELEFLEGTGLTIVKENRKFDRFKGRVMFPIHSMSGRILGFGGRTLSSDKRAAKYLNSPESLIYHKSKILYGIYQAKQRIAKEDNCYLVEGYTDVISMWQSGIENVVASSGTALTPDQIRLINRLTNNITVLFDGDAAGIRASLRGIDLILEQGLNVKVVTFPEGEDPDSFAKSKTEEELKSYLEGNSQDFIQFKTSLLLEETKNDPIKRAGLIRDIVASISKIPNNIQKEIYVQECARIMNISESVLFNELSQILKRENKSSVVGPAIAKTPFTGVKKETKEAIKIDQLFQMEKKIIEILLLYGNQEVDFIDFTAETDDDGKKRIVKTNYTNEVCKEIYMHLQEDEIEFTNPVFLKIYYEIIHLLNQEEKISADLFTNHEDQEVAATVTDILMDEERYVLSNWEKHDIYVKNKESYLPKLVMDVLYNLRRLLIAEKIQALKSNLKNNQEEQQQAVEIDNSEMLESIRDYTALKQLLFEKLNRVI
- a CDS encoding gliding motility lipoprotein GldB codes for the protein MNSIKYTFLFLFVIGFISCGKKKETTIDLSGIDLKMEILRFEERFYTSGPENLGQLKSDFPYLFPAGNPDSIWTSKMRDEDELFLYNSTKEVFGDFSEEEAALSDLFKHVKHYFPKFEEPKVITVLSMVDYENRVIFADSLLFISLDVYLGKDHEVYSDYPAYIKQNFRKEHMVVDVAEKLSEPVLMKPSTNSFISRIIQQGKKMYLMSAFLPGVSEQELIGYERSQFEWAENSEVDIWKYYVENEMLYSNDASLTDRFIADAPFSKFFLEVDKDSPGQIGVWFGWQIVKSFMQNSDSSLREMILMDNEELFRKSGYKPKKK